From the genome of Globicephala melas chromosome 11, mGloMel1.2, whole genome shotgun sequence, one region includes:
- the IER3 gene encoding radiation-inducible immediate-early gene IEX-1: MCTCNCGSLTLLGQYCSRMGRLPYVSLPASPEMGLVAEPSQTVCEPLSSSHMSRHVPAVRNFTRLHSQITHSRHTLRRLRLHWPSLHPLPLLKLRNFQPTGQPLPAAGGVEKGPPSSRGTKLALQDCAATCPSALRTMCHSRSSLPTMTVLRAPTSVPSTSPGPQRGSGPEIFTFDPLPETAVAPAARPSASRGHRKRSRRVLYPRVVRRQLPVEDPNPAKRLLFLLLTIIFCQILMAEEGVSTPLVPEDTPSAQSPAPTVVPPVLEPLNLTSEPSDYALDLSTFLQQHPAAF, encoded by the exons ATGTGCACCTGTAACTGTGGTTCCTTGACTTTGCTGGGTCAGTATTGTAGTAGGATGGGCAGACTTCCTTATGTAAGCCTTCCTGCCTCTCCAGAGATGGGGCTTGTGGCTGAACCTTCTCAAACTGTCTGTGAGCCCCTCTCCAGCAGCCACATGTCCCGACATGTGCCCGCAGTCCGGAATTTTACCCGCCTCCACTCACAAATCACACACTCACGACACACACTTAGGCGCCTACGGTTGCACTGGCCAAGTCTCCACCCCCTCCCTTTGCTTAAACTTCGGAATTTCCAGCCGACCGGCCAACCGCTCCCAGCAGCGGGTGGAGTTGAGAAGGGCCCGCCCAGTTCTCGGGGTACAAAACTAGCTCTGCAGGACTGCGCGGCCACTTGTCCTTCAGCTCTGCGCACAATGTGTCACTCTCGAAGCTCCCTCCCCACCATGACCGTCCTGCGGGCTCCGACCTCGGTCCCCTCCACCAGCCCGGGACCCCAACGGGGCTCCGGCCCCGAGATCTTCACCTTCGATCCTCTCCCGGAGACCGCGGTGGCCCCCGCTGCGCGCCCCAGCGCCTCCCGCGGGCACCGAAAGCGCAGCCGTAGGGTCCTCTACCCACGAGTG GTCCGGCGTCAGCTGCCAGTCGAGGATCCGAACCCTGCCAAAAGGCTGCTCTTTCTCCTGCTCACCATCATCTTCTGCCAGATCCTGATGGCTGAAGAGGGTGTGTCGACACCCCTGGTCCCGGAGGACACCCCCAGCGCGCAGTCCCCCGCGCCCACCGTTGTGCCCCCGGTCCTCGAGCCCCTTAATCTGACCTCGGAGCCCTCGGACTACGCTTTGGACCTCAGCACTTTTCTCCAGCAACACCCTGCCGCCTTCTAA